In a single window of the Elaeis guineensis isolate ETL-2024a chromosome 6, EG11, whole genome shotgun sequence genome:
- the LOC105046716 gene encoding histone-binding protein MSI1 gives MAKDEDEFRSEVEERLINEEYKIWKKNTPFLYDLVITHALEWPSLTVQWLPGRDEPPGKDYSVQKMILGTHTSDNEPNHLMLAQVQLPLEDAENDARQYDDEHGEIGGFGCASGKVQIIQQINHDGEVNRARYMPQNSFIIATKTVSAEVYIFDYSKHPSKPPIDGVCNPDLRLRGHNSEGYGLSWSPFKQGHLLSGSDDAQMCLWDINVTPKNKVLDAHRVFKIHEGVVEDVAWHLRHEHLFGSVGDDHYLLIWDLRTPTADKPIQQVVAHQGEVNCLAFNPFNEWVVATGSTDKTVKLFDLRKLSTALHTFDSHKEEVFQVGWSPKNETILASCCLGRRLMVWDLSRIDEEQTPEDAEDGPPELLFIHGGHTSKISDFSWNPCEDWVIASVAEDNILQIWQMAENIYHDEDDLPGDEPQKAP, from the exons ATGGCGAAGGACGAGGACGAGTTCCGAAGCGAGGTCGAGGAGAGGCTGATCAACGAGGAGTAcaagatctggaagaagaacACGCCGTTCCTCTACGATCTGGTGATCACCCACGCGCTGGAGTGGCCCTCGCTCACTGTCCAGTGGCTCCCCGGTCGGGACGAGCCCCCCGGTAAGGACTACTCGGTGCAGAAGATGATCCTCGGGACTCACACCTCCGACAACGAACCCAACCATCTGATGCTCGCCCAGGTCCAGCTCCCCCTCGAGGACGCCGAGAACGACGCCCGCCAGTACGACGACGAGCACGGCGAGATCGGTGGCTTCGGCTGCGCCAGTGGAAAg GTGCAAATAATTCAGCAGATAAATCATGACGGAGAGGTCAACCGAGCTCGTTATATGCCTCAAAATTCTTTTATAATTGCAACAAAGACTGTTAGCGCAGAGGTATATATTTTTGATTACAGCAAGCATCCGTCAAAGCCTCCTATAGATGGTGTATGCAATCCTGATTTGAGGTTGAGGGGTCACAATTCTGAAGGATATGGTTTATCTTGGAGCCCTTTCAAGCAAGGCCATTTACTGAGTGGTTCTGATGATGCTCAAATGTGCCTTTGGGACATTAATGTAACTCCTAAAAATAAGGTTCTTGATGCTCATCGGGTTTTTAAG ATTCATGAAGGTGTTGTTGAAGATGTTGCTTGGCATTTGAGGCATGAACACCTGTTTGGTTCCGTTGGTGATGATCATTATTTGCTCATATGGGATCTTCGTACACCAACAGCTGACAAGCCAATTCAACAAGTAGTTGCTCATCAAGGTGAG GTTAATTGCTTAGCATTCAATCCCTTTAATGAGTGGGTTGTAGCAACAGGTTCAACTGATAAAACGGTTAAGTTATTTGACCTCCGCAAGCTCAGTACTGCTCTTCACACCTTTGACAGTCACAA GGAGGAGGTTTTCCAAGTTGGGTGGAGTCCAAAGAATGAGACTATCTTAGCTTCTTGTTGTCTTGGTAGAAGGCTTATGGTGTGGGACCTTAGCAG GATTGATGAGGAGCAAACACCAGAAGATGCAGAGGATGGCCCACCAGAGCTACTTTTTATTCATGGAGGCCACACCAGCAAGATCTCCGATTTTTCTTGGAATCCTTGCGAGGACTGGGTCATTGCTAGTGTTGC